Sequence from the Nilaparvata lugens isolate BPH chromosome 10, ASM1435652v1, whole genome shotgun sequence genome:
aatatggacatttgaaataattataatacagtaataatatttcaGCAGTTGGTTAACtgcaatttataataaaaatcttTGATGTTTGAATGTGTGTTGTGTTGCAGTGTGGTTGTGGGCGAAACAAAAGACACAAAGCCGGAGGATGACGTGGAGATTCCCCTGCCCGAGAACCAGGACACGTACTCGCAGATGCACCCCTACCCGTGCGACTTCTGCAGCCGGCGCTTCGCCAAGAAGTCTACCCTTATGAACCACATGATCTCGCACCAGTCTGAACGGCCGCACGGCTGCAACCTGTGCGGCGCGCGCTATCGCCGCAAGTGCGACCTCGTCAACCACATGAAGATTCATGCGCTGGCGCCCATTCGCAGCACagttgatgatgaagatgaagatgacaTTCCCCGCATCAATCAGGTCACTCTTTCTTCCTCCACTAAATCCGATACGATTGACTAAGGAATGTAGTATCCCTACATGGTATCCTATGAA
This genomic interval carries:
- the LOC111061541 gene encoding zinc finger protein 865-like isoform X1; this translates as MDLPSIILSNRFLYPESAEMAEVGAGSVNLEWVPVGGGEGEGGEAEGGAQREVICGDSDWIAMEEDGNSKQEVPVVEEVSVVEEVITDSTPGVVQDFVEIQVTEEEVVAGGMWDGVQSAVVVGETKDTKPEDDVEIPLPENQDTYSQMHPYPCDFCSRRFAKKSTLMNHMISHQSERPHGCNLCGARYRRKCDLVNHMKIHALAPIRSTVDDEDEDDIPRINQVTLSSSTKSDTID
- the LOC111061541 gene encoding zinc finger protein 445-like isoform X2, which gives rise to MAEVGAGSVNLEWVPVGGGEGEGGEAEGGAQREVICGDSDWIAMEEDGNSKQEVPVVEEVSVVEEVITDSTPGVVQDFVEIQVTEEEVVAGGMWDGVQSAVVVGETKDTKPEDDVEIPLPENQDTYSQMHPYPCDFCSRRFAKKSTLMNHMISHQSERPHGCNLCGARYRRKCDLVNHMKIHALAPIRSTVDDEDEDDIPRINQVTLSSSTKSDTID